In one window of Pseudomonas putida DNA:
- the ahr gene encoding NADPH-dependent aldehyde reductase Ahr — MSNPNQSTFTGWAATAAGAPLQRYSYDPGPLADDEVQVVVEYCGVCHSDQSMIDNEWGLTQYPFIPGHEVVGRIEQVGDRVKGLQVGQRVGIGWYKGSCMHCAPCMEGSHNLCGSARPTIIGSNGGFADRLRAHWAWAIPLPDGLDPALVGPLFCAGSTVFNPLLSFGVKPTDRVGVVGIGGLGHLALKFLNAWGCEVTAFTSSLNKQDEARRLGAHKVVASTDSRALKGIAGTLDFLLVTANADLDWTAMIGTLGTRGRVNFVGVVPGAIPVHVFNLMLQQKSLSASPVGSPAVMAKMLEFCARHQIVPQVEQFAMSQVNAAIDHLRSGKARYRVVLDASR, encoded by the coding sequence ATGAGCAACCCCAACCAAAGCACATTTACCGGCTGGGCCGCGACGGCAGCCGGTGCGCCACTGCAGCGGTACAGCTACGATCCCGGCCCGCTGGCTGACGACGAGGTGCAGGTCGTGGTCGAGTACTGCGGCGTCTGCCACTCCGACCAATCGATGATCGACAACGAATGGGGGCTGACCCAGTACCCGTTCATTCCTGGCCACGAGGTAGTCGGGCGCATCGAACAGGTTGGTGATCGAGTGAAGGGGCTGCAAGTTGGACAGCGGGTCGGGATCGGTTGGTACAAAGGCAGTTGCATGCACTGCGCGCCGTGCATGGAAGGCTCGCACAACCTGTGTGGTTCGGCCCGGCCGACGATCATCGGCAGTAACGGCGGTTTCGCCGACCGCCTGCGAGCGCACTGGGCCTGGGCCATCCCACTGCCGGACGGCCTCGACCCTGCCCTTGTCGGCCCCTTGTTCTGTGCCGGTTCGACGGTGTTCAACCCGCTGCTGTCATTCGGTGTCAAACCCACCGATCGCGTCGGGGTGGTCGGCATCGGCGGGCTGGGGCACCTGGCGCTGAAGTTTCTCAATGCCTGGGGCTGCGAAGTGACCGCGTTCACCTCATCCTTGAACAAGCAGGATGAAGCGAGGCGCCTGGGCGCGCACAAGGTGGTGGCCTCCACCGACAGCCGGGCGCTCAAGGGTATCGCCGGCACCCTCGACTTCCTCCTGGTGACGGCCAATGCCGACCTGGACTGGACCGCCATGATCGGTACCCTCGGTACCCGCGGTCGGGTGAACTTCGTCGGTGTGGTGCCCGGGGCGATCCCGGTGCATGTGTTCAACCTCATGCTCCAGCAGAAAAGCCTGTCCGCCTCGCCGGTCGGCTCCCCGGCGGTGATGGCGAAAATGCTCGAGTTCTGCGCCCGCCACCAGATCGTTCCCCAGGTCGAGCAGTTTGCGATGAGCCAGGTCAACGCGGCGATCGACCACCTGCGCAGCGGCAAGGCGCGCTACCGGGTAGTGCTCGACGCCAGTCGCTGA
- a CDS encoding LysR family transcriptional regulator, whose amino-acid sequence MQLNNLIRRLDLVTLQLFVAIHEEGSLTRAAAREAIALSAASKRLNELEAALGSPLFARQARGMSLTPAGETLLHHARRMLFNLEKIGLELGEHLQGVRGYVRMLANLSAIIQFLPEDLALFAAEHERIKVDLEERPSNGVIQGLLDGVADLGICSSDSDTRDLLKVRYRRDQLVLVVREGHPLADQAQVDFAETLDNDFVGLHSASSINMRTHEAARRAGRVLRLRIHVPSFDAVCRMVQADMGVGILPRKAFELFGGALGLRAVALSDDWAERELLLVARDLESLSPVSRLLFEHLRAAEPGG is encoded by the coding sequence ATGCAACTGAACAACCTCATCCGTCGTCTTGACCTGGTGACCTTGCAGTTGTTCGTCGCCATCCACGAGGAAGGTAGCCTGACCCGTGCCGCCGCGCGCGAAGCGATCGCATTGTCGGCGGCAAGCAAGCGCCTCAACGAGCTGGAGGCAGCGCTCGGCTCGCCGCTGTTCGCCCGCCAGGCCCGTGGCATGAGCCTGACCCCGGCCGGGGAAACCCTGCTGCACCACGCCCGGCGCATGCTGTTCAACCTCGAGAAGATCGGCCTGGAACTGGGCGAGCACTTGCAGGGAGTGCGCGGCTACGTGCGGATGCTCGCCAACCTGTCGGCGATCATCCAGTTTCTGCCCGAGGACCTGGCGCTGTTCGCCGCAGAACACGAACGGATCAAGGTGGACCTGGAGGAGCGGCCCAGCAATGGCGTGATCCAGGGGTTGCTCGATGGCGTGGCGGACCTGGGTATCTGCTCCAGCGACAGCGACACCCGCGACCTGCTCAAGGTGCGCTACAGACGCGACCAGTTGGTGCTGGTGGTGCGTGAAGGGCATCCATTGGCAGACCAGGCGCAGGTGGACTTCGCCGAAACTCTGGACAACGACTTTGTCGGCCTGCACTCGGCGAGCTCCATCAACATGCGTACCCACGAGGCCGCTCGCCGCGCCGGGCGGGTTTTGCGCCTGCGTATTCATGTCCCCAGTTTCGATGCAGTGTGCCGCATGGTGCAGGCTGACATGGGCGTGGGAATCCTGCCGCGCAAGGCCTTCGAGTTGTTTGGCGGTGCGCTGGGGTTGCGTGCGGTGGCGCTGAGCGACGACTGGGCCGAGCGTGAGTTGCTGCTGGTGGCGCGGGACCTTGAGTCGCTGTCACCGGTGAGCCGCTTGCTGTTCGAGCATTTGCGCGCGGCTGAGCCTGGCGGCTGA
- a CDS encoding putative quinol monooxygenase: protein MGAQVTNNPLVSIAVLKAREGRALALKQALLELIEPTRAEPGNLDYVLFEGKDEPGTFYMREAFVDQAALDAHFAAPYFQRFAAQSETLLGEPLRLIFLEQVSDR from the coding sequence ATGGGTGCGCAGGTAACGAACAACCCGCTGGTCTCGATTGCTGTGCTCAAGGCCCGGGAGGGCAGAGCGCTGGCATTGAAGCAGGCGTTGCTGGAACTGATCGAACCGACCCGCGCGGAGCCGGGTAACCTGGACTATGTGCTGTTCGAGGGCAAGGATGAGCCGGGGACGTTCTACATGCGCGAGGCGTTCGTCGATCAGGCTGCGCTCGATGCGCATTTCGCCGCGCCGTATTTCCAGCGGTTTGCGGCGCAGAGCGAAACGCTGCTGGGTGAACCGCTGCGCTTGATCTTTCTGGAGCAGGTTTCTGATCGCTGA
- a CDS encoding amidase, whose amino-acid sequence MKPLDLDPVVALDASELSRAIHARQVSCREVMQAYLAHIERFNPQVNALVSLRPAQQLLEEADARDRELDRGQSRGWMHGMPQAIKDLAATAGLRTTLGSPLFAEQVPQQDAISVERVRRSGAIILGKSNVPEFGLGSQTYNTLFGTTTNAYDPSRVAGGSSGGAAAALAMRLLPVADGSDMMGSLRNPAAFNNVFGLRPSQGRVPHGPAPEVFVQQLATEGPMGRSVADLARLLAVQAGYDARAPLSINEGAQDFAADLQQDFNDVRIGWLGDYNGYLPMDDGVLSLCESALSEFESLGCKVETCQPDYPLERLWQCWLTHRHFLVHGNLAAAYADPHRRALLKPEAQWEVEGGLRLSAAALYEASLARSDWYRAMAGLFERYDFLLLPSAQVFPFDAQQPWPQVVGGRTMDTYHRWMEVVIGPTLAGLPSISVPVGFNAQGLPMGLQIIGPAQADREVLRLAYAHEQLTRWVERCPPPSLLAR is encoded by the coding sequence GTGAAACCGCTAGATCTCGACCCTGTCGTCGCGCTGGATGCCAGCGAGCTGTCCCGGGCGATCCATGCTCGCCAGGTTTCCTGCCGAGAGGTGATGCAGGCCTACCTTGCGCACATCGAGCGGTTCAATCCGCAGGTCAACGCCCTGGTTTCACTGCGGCCGGCACAGCAACTGCTCGAGGAAGCCGACGCGCGCGACCGCGAGCTCGACCGTGGCCAGTCCCGTGGATGGATGCATGGCATGCCCCAGGCGATCAAGGACCTGGCCGCCACGGCTGGCCTGCGCACCACCTTGGGCTCGCCGCTGTTCGCCGAGCAGGTGCCGCAGCAGGACGCCATCAGCGTGGAGCGGGTTCGGCGCAGCGGCGCGATCATCCTCGGCAAGAGCAACGTGCCGGAGTTCGGCCTCGGTTCGCAGACCTACAACACGCTGTTCGGCACCACCACCAACGCCTACGACCCCAGCCGGGTGGCCGGCGGCAGCAGCGGCGGGGCGGCGGCAGCATTGGCCATGCGCTTGCTGCCAGTGGCTGACGGCAGCGACATGATGGGCTCGTTGCGCAACCCGGCGGCGTTCAACAATGTGTTCGGCTTGCGCCCGTCCCAGGGCCGCGTGCCCCATGGCCCGGCGCCTGAGGTGTTCGTCCAGCAACTTGCCACCGAAGGCCCGATGGGGCGCAGCGTTGCCGACCTCGCGCGATTGCTGGCGGTACAGGCGGGTTACGACGCGCGGGCACCGTTGTCGATCAACGAAGGTGCTCAGGACTTCGCCGCCGATTTGCAGCAGGACTTCAACGATGTGCGGATCGGCTGGCTGGGTGACTACAACGGTTACTTGCCCATGGACGATGGCGTGCTGAGCCTATGCGAAAGCGCACTGAGCGAATTCGAGAGCCTGGGGTGCAAGGTCGAGACCTGTCAGCCGGACTATCCGCTGGAGCGCCTGTGGCAATGCTGGCTGACCCATCGCCACTTCCTGGTGCACGGTAACCTCGCAGCCGCCTACGCCGACCCACATCGGCGCGCATTACTCAAGCCCGAGGCGCAATGGGAAGTCGAGGGCGGCCTGCGTTTGAGCGCCGCTGCGCTCTATGAGGCATCGCTGGCGCGCAGCGACTGGTACCGGGCGATGGCAGGGTTGTTCGAGCGTTACGACTTCCTGCTGCTGCCCTCGGCCCAGGTGTTTCCTTTCGATGCACAACAACCCTGGCCGCAGGTCGTTGGTGGGCGGACGATGGATACCTATCACCGCTGGATGGAGGTGGTGATCGGCCCGACTCTCGCCGGGCTGCCGAGCATCAGCGTACCGGTCGGCTTCAATGCCCAGGGCCTGCCGATGGGATTGCAGATCATCGGCCCGGCCCAGGCGGACCGCGAAGTGTTGCGCCTGGCCTACGCCCACGAGCAACTGACACGTTGGGTCGAGCGCTGTCCGCCACCGAGCCTGCTGGCGCGCTGA
- a CDS encoding citrate-proton symporter, translating into MHATNAGASRTRQVVAAVIGNALEWYDFIVYGFLASIVARQFFPSDDDYASLLMALATFGVGFFMRPVGGVLLGMYADRKGRKAAMQLIIRLMTLSIAMIAFAPNYLAIGMGAPMLIVVARMLQGFATGGEYASATAFLVESAPAHRKGLYGSWQLVGQCLAVFSGASMVALVTHLCSPEALDAWGWRIPFVFGLLIGPVGLWIRKQMQEPEEFLEARKQAKDQAPSLWQVLRTHRRALLVSMGLASGATVSFYVVLVNMPTFAHKSLGLPLDQVLLVQMLAVGLMTVVIPFSGALSDRIGRRPVLMAFTLGFFLMVYPLHLWVAAAPSVERLLVMQLALCSMIGGFYGPAPTALAEQFPVAVRSTGVSVAYNVAVMLFGGFAPLIVTWLTKVLNTPVAPSFYVLFACVLTLLGTYCLKEAVRPRAPAVIELGVKP; encoded by the coding sequence ATGCACGCTACGAACGCAGGCGCATCGCGCACCCGGCAAGTGGTCGCGGCCGTCATCGGCAATGCGCTGGAATGGTATGACTTCATCGTGTACGGCTTTCTGGCCAGCATCGTCGCTCGTCAGTTCTTTCCCTCCGACGATGACTACGCCTCGCTGCTGATGGCCCTGGCGACCTTCGGCGTCGGTTTCTTCATGCGCCCGGTGGGTGGCGTGTTACTGGGCATGTATGCCGACCGCAAAGGGCGCAAGGCCGCCATGCAACTGATCATTCGCCTGATGACCCTGTCCATTGCGATGATCGCCTTCGCCCCCAACTACCTGGCCATCGGCATGGGCGCTCCTATGCTCATCGTGGTCGCGCGTATGCTGCAGGGCTTTGCCACGGGGGGCGAATACGCCAGCGCCACGGCATTTCTGGTGGAGAGCGCGCCGGCGCACCGCAAGGGGCTCTATGGCTCCTGGCAACTGGTCGGGCAATGCCTGGCGGTGTTCTCCGGGGCGTCGATGGTCGCGCTGGTCACCCACTTGTGTTCACCCGAGGCGCTGGACGCCTGGGGCTGGCGAATTCCCTTCGTGTTCGGCTTGCTGATCGGCCCGGTGGGGTTGTGGATTCGCAAGCAAATGCAGGAGCCCGAGGAGTTTCTCGAGGCGCGCAAGCAAGCCAAGGACCAGGCCCCGAGCCTGTGGCAGGTGCTACGTACGCATCGCCGGGCGCTGTTGGTGTCCATGGGCCTGGCCAGTGGCGCGACCGTTTCCTTCTATGTGGTGCTGGTGAACATGCCGACTTTCGCCCACAAGAGCCTGGGGTTGCCATTGGACCAGGTGCTGTTGGTGCAGATGCTCGCGGTGGGCCTGATGACGGTGGTGATTCCGTTCTCCGGCGCGCTGTCCGACCGTATTGGCCGCCGACCGGTGCTGATGGCCTTCACCCTGGGCTTTTTCCTGATGGTCTACCCGCTGCACCTGTGGGTCGCCGCGGCACCTTCGGTAGAGCGCCTGCTGGTGATGCAACTGGCCCTGTGCAGCATGATCGGCGGTTTCTACGGGCCGGCACCCACGGCGCTGGCCGAGCAGTTCCCCGTCGCCGTCCGCTCAACGGGAGTGTCGGTGGCGTATAACGTGGCAGTGATGTTGTTCGGCGGCTTCGCGCCGCTGATCGTCACCTGGCTGACCAAAGTCTTGAACACGCCTGTGGCGCCGTCATTCTACGTACTGTTCGCCTGCGTGCTGACACTGCTGGGCACCTATTGTCTGAAAGAAGCCGTGCGGCCACGCGCACCGGCCGTCATTGAACTTGGAGTAAAACCGTGA
- a CDS encoding MFS transporter encodes MTLSALPLGATDGADSEKALVRKVAWRLMPLIMVCYLFAFFDRINISFAKFQLQTDLGFSDTAYGLGASLFVVGYVLFEVPSNLMLYKVGARRWIARIMISWGLATAAMVFVTSEWQFYALRFIIGAMEAGFAPGVLYYLTLWFPQHFRGRITSLLFLASAFAGLFGAPFSGLVLGHLDGVMQMRGWHWLFLLGGLPCVALGLLVLTQLKDRIEDAGWLSDKEKQLLRSRIEPAQAAHGKGSLLQAIRIPGFLMLGLIYFLIQIASYGLNFWAPQLIRSAGTENPSMIGLLTAVPYVCGAITMVVCGRWSDATGERRWFTAGLISLGALGFLCAGLFDDHTPLLIVSLGLLGAGVVAAIPSFWALPPKLLAGAGAGAAGGIALINTLGQLGGIVSPVLVGRIRDLSGSTTPALYLIAATSLVTAVLLLFALPEKLRTRDLPKH; translated from the coding sequence ATGACCCTTTCCGCCCTGCCGCTGGGTGCCACCGATGGCGCCGACAGCGAAAAAGCCCTGGTCCGCAAGGTCGCCTGGCGCCTCATGCCGTTGATCATGGTGTGTTATCTGTTCGCCTTCTTCGACCGCATCAACATCAGTTTCGCCAAGTTCCAGTTGCAGACCGACCTCGGTTTCAGCGACACCGCCTACGGCCTGGGAGCGAGCCTGTTCGTGGTGGGCTATGTATTGTTCGAGGTGCCGAGCAACCTGATGCTGTACAAGGTCGGTGCCCGCCGCTGGATCGCGCGGATCATGATTTCGTGGGGCCTGGCCACCGCCGCCATGGTGTTCGTCACCAGCGAATGGCAGTTCTATGCCCTGCGCTTCATCATCGGCGCCATGGAAGCCGGTTTCGCGCCCGGCGTGCTGTACTACCTGACGCTGTGGTTCCCGCAGCATTTCCGTGGCCGCATCACCTCGCTGCTGTTCCTCGCTTCGGCCTTCGCCGGGCTGTTCGGCGCGCCGTTCTCGGGCCTGGTGCTCGGTCATCTTGACGGGGTCATGCAGATGCGCGGCTGGCACTGGCTGTTTCTGCTGGGCGGCCTGCCCTGCGTAGCGCTTGGCTTGCTGGTGCTGACCCAGCTCAAGGACCGCATCGAGGACGCCGGCTGGCTCAGCGACAAGGAAAAACAGTTGCTGCGCTCACGCATCGAGCCGGCGCAGGCCGCTCATGGAAAGGGTTCGTTGCTGCAGGCGATCCGCATCCCCGGTTTCCTGATGCTCGGGTTGATCTACTTCCTGATTCAGATCGCCTCCTACGGCCTGAACTTCTGGGCACCTCAGCTGATCCGCAGCGCAGGGACGGAGAACCCGTCGATGATTGGCCTGCTGACGGCTGTGCCCTATGTCTGCGGGGCAATCACCATGGTGGTGTGTGGCCGGTGGTCGGATGCGACCGGCGAGCGGCGCTGGTTTACCGCCGGGTTGATCAGCCTCGGTGCCCTGGGCTTCCTGTGCGCCGGACTGTTCGATGACCACACGCCGTTGTTGATCGTCTCCCTCGGTCTGCTGGGTGCCGGTGTGGTGGCGGCCATTCCGAGCTTCTGGGCGCTGCCGCCGAAGTTGCTGGCTGGCGCAGGCGCCGGGGCTGCCGGTGGCATCGCGCTGATCAATACACTCGGGCAGTTGGGCGGGATCGTCAGCCCGGTACTGGTGGGGCGTATTCGCGATCTGTCGGGCAGCACCACGCCTGCGCTGTATCTGATCGCTGCCACGAGCCTGGTGACAGCGGTGCTGTTGT
- a CDS encoding hydroxymethylglutaryl-CoA lyase: MIDNNADLLVVQEVAPRDGLQIEPTWVPTEDKVRLIDGLSKLGFSRIEAGSFVSPKAIPALRDGDEVFRGIQRQPGVIYVALIPNLKGAERALAAGADELNLVLSASQSHNLANMRMRREQSLAGFGDIVQAVQGRAVSLNASVATAFGCPFEGAVEEDLVLRLLDAYLELGVQGVTLADTTGMANPRQVARLVRRSLERLPASMLTLHFHNTRGLGLCNVLAAYEAGARRFDAALGGLGGCPFAPGASGNICSEDLVNLCIETGIPTSIDLDGLLKMSRSLPALLGHEVPGQLVKAGRNCDLHPLPAGLPA; this comes from the coding sequence ATGATCGACAACAACGCAGACCTGCTGGTGGTGCAGGAGGTTGCCCCGCGTGACGGCCTGCAGATCGAACCGACCTGGGTGCCGACCGAAGACAAGGTCCGCCTGATCGATGGCTTGTCGAAGCTGGGTTTCAGCCGCATCGAAGCGGGCTCGTTCGTTTCGCCCAAGGCCATTCCGGCACTGCGCGATGGTGATGAAGTCTTCCGTGGCATCCAGCGTCAGCCGGGTGTGATCTACGTCGCCCTGATCCCCAACCTCAAAGGCGCCGAGCGCGCACTGGCTGCCGGCGCCGACGAGCTGAACCTGGTGCTGTCGGCCAGCCAGTCGCACAACCTGGCCAACATGCGCATGCGCCGCGAACAGTCGCTGGCAGGCTTTGGCGATATCGTCCAGGCCGTGCAAGGTCGGGCGGTGAGTCTCAACGCCAGTGTCGCCACTGCGTTCGGTTGCCCGTTCGAAGGCGCCGTCGAGGAAGACCTGGTGCTGCGCCTGCTCGACGCCTACCTGGAGCTGGGTGTGCAGGGTGTGACCCTGGCCGATACCACCGGCATGGCCAATCCGCGTCAGGTCGCGCGCCTGGTGCGGCGCAGCCTGGAGCGCCTGCCGGCTTCGATGCTCACGTTGCACTTTCACAACACCCGTGGGCTGGGCCTGTGCAATGTGCTGGCCGCCTATGAAGCCGGTGCGCGGCGCTTCGATGCCGCGCTCGGCGGGCTGGGCGGCTGCCCGTTCGCGCCGGGGGCATCGGGCAACATCTGCAGCGAGGACCTGGTCAACCTGTGCATCGAGACGGGCATCCCTACCAGCATCGACCTCGACGGCCTGCTGAAGATGTCGCGCAGCCTGCCTGCGCTGCTCGGCCACGAGGTGCCGGGGCAACTGGTCAAGGCCGGACGCAATTGCGACCTGCACCCACTGCCGGCCGGTTTGCCCGCCTGA
- a CDS encoding IclR family transcriptional regulator produces MSGNGDGGGVRSVERALTIIELLGEHQALGLEELHYLTALPKATVSRMLATLQEQGWTYRGLSDRRYRLCARRLFGDGQLRFKRQMVESAAPLLLELSERTGLVADLSCFDGQRLEVMESAIPQVLRKRYPNNCQIVGHHASLFHSAMGRACLGELAPHEVQRLAEHAHVGDDAMLRAIEDETQRGFARRTEGHWEYPVRLPFLIRAIALPVHTQGRLVGSIALHWPLDQAPVERVLGLHLGSLTTTVGQVQQALA; encoded by the coding sequence ATGAGCGGCAACGGGGACGGCGGTGGCGTGCGGTCGGTCGAGCGGGCATTGACGATCATCGAATTGCTGGGTGAGCACCAGGCCCTGGGGCTGGAAGAGCTGCACTACCTGACGGCGTTACCCAAGGCCACGGTATCGCGCATGCTCGCCACCCTGCAGGAACAGGGCTGGACCTACCGCGGCCTGAGCGATCGGCGCTACCGCCTGTGCGCCCGGCGCCTGTTCGGCGACGGCCAGTTGCGCTTCAAGCGGCAGATGGTCGAAAGCGCAGCGCCGCTGTTGCTGGAGCTCAGCGAGCGCACCGGGCTGGTCGCCGACTTGTCATGCTTCGACGGCCAGCGCCTGGAAGTGATGGAAAGCGCGATTCCCCAGGTGCTGCGCAAGCGCTATCCGAACAACTGCCAGATCGTCGGCCACCACGCCAGCCTGTTTCACTCGGCGATGGGCCGCGCCTGCCTGGGCGAACTGGCCCCCCATGAAGTGCAGCGCCTGGCCGAGCATGCGCATGTTGGTGATGACGCGATGTTGCGGGCCATCGAGGACGAAACCCAGCGCGGCTTTGCCCGGCGCACCGAGGGTCATTGGGAATATCCGGTGCGCCTGCCGTTCCTGATCCGCGCCATCGCCTTGCCGGTTCACACGCAAGGGCGACTGGTCGGGAGCATTGCCCTGCACTGGCCGTTGGATCAGGCACCGGTGGAGCGGGTGCTGGGGTTGCACCTGGGCAGCCTGACGACCACCGTTGGCCAGGTACAGCAAGCGCTGGCCTGA
- a CDS encoding CaiB/BaiF CoA transferase family protein, translating into MPAPLQGIRVLEIGTLIAAPFAARLLGEFGAEVIKIEALGQGDPLRKWRKLHDGTSLWWYLQSRNKKSLALDLKAAEGLAIVKRLLADTDVLIENLRPGALEKLGLGWDVLHALNPRLTLVRISGYGQSGPYRDRPGFGAIGEAMGGIRYTTGEQGSAPARAGVSLGDSLASLHAVMGALLSLFNVRVNGGAGQVVDVSLVESVFNLMESLVPEYDLLGHVRERSGGALPGIAPSNTYRTADGAFVVIAGNSDPIFRRLMQAIGRADLGEAEAFAHNDGRAAQSAQLDDAIEAWTRRHPIDQVLATLEAAEVPAGRIYSVADIVNDPHYQARDMLLDSQLPDGTPVRMPGIVPKLSDTPGRVDWQGPALGEHTDALLAGLGLGPDEIIGLRAKGVVQ; encoded by the coding sequence ATGCCTGCCCCGCTACAAGGCATCAGGGTCCTGGAAATAGGCACGCTGATCGCCGCCCCCTTCGCCGCTCGCCTGCTCGGTGAGTTCGGCGCCGAAGTCATCAAGATCGAGGCCCTGGGCCAGGGCGACCCGCTTCGCAAGTGGCGAAAGCTGCACGACGGCACCTCGCTTTGGTGGTATCTGCAGTCACGCAACAAGAAGTCGCTGGCCCTCGACCTGAAGGCCGCTGAAGGCCTTGCCATCGTCAAGCGCCTGCTGGCCGACACCGACGTGCTGATCGAGAACCTGCGCCCCGGTGCGCTGGAAAAGCTCGGCCTGGGCTGGGACGTACTGCACGCGCTCAATCCACGCCTGACCCTGGTGCGTATCTCCGGCTATGGCCAGAGCGGCCCGTATCGCGACCGGCCTGGCTTCGGTGCGATCGGCGAGGCCATGGGCGGTATTCGCTACACCACCGGCGAACAGGGTTCGGCACCGGCGCGGGCAGGCGTCAGCCTGGGTGACTCGCTGGCCTCGTTGCACGCGGTGATGGGTGCCCTGCTCTCGCTGTTCAATGTGCGTGTCAACGGCGGTGCCGGTCAGGTGGTCGATGTATCGCTGGTGGAAAGCGTGTTCAACCTGATGGAAAGCCTGGTGCCGGAGTACGATCTGCTGGGGCATGTCCGCGAACGCAGCGGTGGTGCCCTGCCCGGCATCGCGCCTTCGAACACCTACCGCACCGCCGACGGCGCGTTCGTGGTGATCGCCGGCAACAGCGACCCGATCTTCCGCCGCCTGATGCAGGCCATCGGCCGAGCAGACCTGGGCGAGGCCGAGGCCTTTGCCCATAACGATGGTCGCGCCGCGCAATCGGCACAGCTCGACGACGCGATCGAGGCCTGGACTCGCCGCCACCCGATCGACCAGGTACTGGCCACGCTGGAAGCCGCCGAGGTCCCGGCCGGGCGCATCTATTCGGTTGCCGACATCGTCAACGACCCGCACTACCAGGCCCGCGACATGCTGCTGGACAGCCAACTGCCCGACGGTACCCCGGTGCGCATGCCGGGTATCGTGCCGAAGCTTTCGGATACGCCCGGTCGCGTCGATTGGCAGGGCCCGGCGCTGGGCGAACACACCGATGCACTGTTGGCTGGGCTGGGCTTGGGCCCCGATGAGATCATCGGCCTGCGGGCCAAGGGGGTGGTGCAATGA
- a CDS encoding M20 aminoacylase family protein has product MTTSKHPHILAWLADVTGELQALRQDIHAHPELGFEENRTSSLVAQALRDWGYEVHTGIGRTGVVGVLRNGSSTRRLGLRADMDALPIVEATGAAYSSRHTGCMHACGHDGHTVMLLGAARYLAATRRFDGTLTLIFQPAEEGQGGAEAMLADGLLERFPCDALFGMHNMPGLAAGHLGFREGAMMASQDLLTVILEGVGGHGSMPHLTVDPLVAAASVVMALQTVVARNIDAQEAAVVTVGALQAGEAANVIPQQALLRLSLRALDGEVRRLTLERVQAIIHAQAKSFGCRVSIEHRPAYPVLINHAAENAFARQVGIELLGEAAVDGNTRKLMGSEDFAWMLQRCPGAYLFIGNGVDRPMVHNPAYDFNDDILLTGAAYWSALTERWLAPA; this is encoded by the coding sequence ATGACCACATCCAAACACCCGCACATCCTGGCCTGGCTCGCTGACGTTACCGGCGAGCTTCAGGCACTGCGCCAGGATATCCATGCCCACCCTGAACTGGGCTTCGAGGAGAATCGCACTTCGTCGCTGGTCGCCCAGGCCCTGCGCGATTGGGGCTACGAGGTCCACACCGGGATTGGCCGCACCGGCGTGGTCGGTGTGCTGCGCAACGGCAGCAGCACGCGCCGCCTGGGGCTGCGCGCCGACATGGATGCGTTGCCGATCGTCGAGGCCACGGGCGCGGCCTACAGCAGCCGACACACGGGTTGCATGCATGCCTGCGGACACGACGGTCATACCGTGATGCTGCTCGGTGCTGCTCGCTACCTGGCGGCGACCCGGCGTTTCGACGGCACCCTGACACTGATCTTTCAGCCGGCCGAGGAGGGGCAGGGCGGCGCCGAGGCGATGCTCGCCGATGGCCTGCTCGAGCGTTTCCCCTGCGATGCGCTGTTCGGCATGCACAACATGCCGGGGCTGGCCGCCGGGCACCTGGGGTTTCGCGAAGGAGCGATGATGGCTTCCCAGGACCTGCTGACCGTCATCCTGGAGGGCGTCGGTGGTCATGGTTCGATGCCGCACCTGACCGTCGACCCACTGGTTGCGGCCGCCAGTGTGGTGATGGCGCTGCAGACCGTGGTGGCGCGCAACATCGATGCCCAGGAGGCGGCAGTGGTTACCGTCGGTGCGCTGCAGGCTGGCGAGGCGGCCAACGTCATTCCGCAGCAGGCCTTGTTGCGCCTGAGCCTGCGTGCGCTCGATGGCGAGGTCAGGCGCCTGACCCTGGAGCGCGTACAGGCGATCATCCACGCCCAGGCCAAGAGCTTCGGCTGCCGCGTGAGCATCGAACACCGGCCTGCCTACCCGGTGCTGATCAACCATGCCGCGGAAAACGCCTTCGCCCGCCAGGTCGGTATCGAGCTGCTCGGAGAAGCCGCCGTCGATGGCAATACCCGCAAGCTGATGGGCAGCGAAGACTTTGCCTGGATGCTGCAACGCTGCCCCGGTGCCTACCTGTTCATCGGCAACGGCGTGGATCGGCCGATGGTGCACAACCCCGCCTACGACTTCAACGACGACATCCTGCTGACCGGGGCCGCCTACTGGAGCGCGCTCACCGAGCGCTGGCTCGCCCCGGCCTGA